In Labrus bergylta chromosome 1, fLabBer1.1, whole genome shotgun sequence, one genomic interval encodes:
- the LOC110000790 gene encoding calpain-2 catalytic subunit — MSGIASSLQHRRDKDRGIGTNTQAVKYLNQDFESLRQRCFESGRLFQDEAFPALPSSLGFKDLGPNSYKVRGVTWQRPTELTRNPEFIISGASRTDICQGALGDCWLLAAIASLTLNEEVLARVVPHDQSFRDGEYCGIFHFEFWQFGEWVDVVIDDRLPTKDGELLFVHSAEGREFWSALLEKAYAKLTGSYEALSGGSTTEGFEDFTGGIAEAHDLNQPSPHLFHIIQKAQRRGSLMGCSIDITSSADSEAVTGQKLVKGHAYSVTGADQVEYRGNMEKLIRIRNPWGQVEWTGAWSDNSSEWRYISDEDRERLSHRSEDGEFWMSFSDFLRHYSRLEICNLTPDALSDDSISKWSLNKFDGTWRRGSTAGGCRNFPNSFWTNPQFVIKLDEEDDDPDDGESGCSFVVGLIQKNRRRMRKMGEDMHTVGFAIYEVPDEFCGQRNVHLNRNFFLRKASKARSETFINLREVCSRFVLPPGEYLIVPSTFEPNKNGDFCVRVFSEKQAEFQELDDPIESRVEKIEVDEDDVDDRFRGLFSQLAGGDCEISAFELQRILNKVVTKRGDIKTSGFSLTTCRNMVNLLDKDGSGKLGLLEFKVLWTKIEKFLTIYREKDVDNSGTMSCVEMRIAVEEAGFSLNNPLHQVLVARYSEPELTIDFDNFVSCLFRLETMFNTFETLDKDKSGSIELNFTEWLNLSML; from the exons ATGTCGGGCATCGCGTCTTCACTGCAGCACCGCCGGGACAAGGACCGGGGCATCGGCACCAACACCCAGGCGGTGAAGTACCTGAACCAGGACTTCGAGAGTCTGCGGCAGAGGTGCTTCGAGTCCGGCCGTCTGTTCCAGGACGAGGCGTTTCCGGCTCTGCCCTCCTCCCTGGGCTTCAAGGACCTCGGCCCCAATTCATACAAGGTCCGGGGGGTGACCTGGCAGAGACCCACA GAGTTGACCAGAAACCCTGAGTTCATCATCTCTGGAGCCTCAAGGACCGACATCTGTCAGGGAGCTCTGG GTGACTGCTGGCTGCTCGCCGCCATCGCCTCACTCACCCTGAATGAGGAGGTTCTGGCTCGAGTCGTCCCACATGACCAGAGCTTCAGAGACGGAGAGTACTGCGGAATCTTCCACTTTGAG ttcTGGCAGTTTGGTGAGTGGGTGGACGTGGTGATCGACGACCGTCTGCCCACTAAAGATGGCGAGCTGTTGTTTGTCCACTctgcagaggggagagagttctGGAGCGCCCTGCTGGAGAAAGCCTACGCCAA GTTGACCGGGTCTTACGAGGCGCTGTCTGGAGGATCGACCACCGAGGGTTTTGAGGATTTCACGGGGGGGATCGCTGAAGCCCACGACCTGAACCAGCCCAGTCCACACCTGTTCCACATCATCCAGAAGGCCCAGAGGCGCGGCTCCCTGATGGGCTGCTCTATAGAT ATTACGAGCTCGGCTGACTCGGAGGCGGTCACTGGTCAGAAGCTGGTGAAAGGACACGCCTACTCTGTGACAGGAGCAGATCAG GTAGAGTACCGTGGAAACATGGAGAAGCTGATCCGGATCAGGAACCCCTGGGGTCAGGTGGAGTGGACCGGTGCGTGGAGTGATAA CTCGTCAGAGTGGCGTTACATCAGCGATGAGGACCGCGAGCGTCTGAGTCACCGCTCAGAGGACGGAGAGTTCTG GATGTCCTTCTCTGACTTCCTGCGTCATTACTCCCGGCTGGAGATCTGTAACCTGACACCCGACGCCCTGAGCGATGATTCCATCTCCAAGTGGTCTCTGAACAAGTTCGACGGCACCTGGAGGAGAGGGTCCACCGCGGGGGGCTGCAGGAACTTCCCCA ACTCGTTCTGGACCAACCCTCAGTTTGTCATCAAGCTGGACGAGGAGGACGACGACCCCGATGACGGCGAGTCCGGCTGCAGCTTCGTGGTCGGTCTGATCCAGAAGAACCGCAGACGCATGAGGAAGATGGGCGAGGACATGCACACGGTGGGATTCGCCATCTACGAG gttccTGACGAG ttCTGTGGTCAGAGGAACGTCCACCTGAACAGGAACTTCTTCCTGAGGAAAGCGTCTAAAGCTCGCTCTGAGACTTTCATCAACCTGCGAGAAGTCTGCAGCCGCTTCGTCCTGCCGCCGGGAGAGTACCTGATCGTCCCGTCCACCTTCGAGCCCAACAAGAACGGAGACTTCTGCGTCCGAGTGTTCTCCGAGAAGCAGGCCGAGTTTCA agagctgGACGACCCCATCGAGTCCCGAGTGGAGAAG ATCGAGGTTGATGAGGACGACGTGGACGATCGATTCAGAGGACTGTTCAGTCAGCTGGCAGGAGGG GACTGTGAGATCTCGGCCTTCGAGCTGCAGAGGATCCTCAACAAAGTGGTGACCAAAC GTGGTGACATTAAGACGAGCGGCTTCAGCCTCACAACGTGTCGCAACATGGTCAACCTTCTGGAC AAAGACGGCTCTGGTAAACTGGGTCTGCTGGAGTTCAAAGTGCTGTGGACCAAGATCGAGAAGTTCCTG acgaTCTACAGGGAGAAGGACGTGGATAATTCGGGGACGATGAGCTGCGTAGAGATGAGGATTGCTGTGGAGGAAGCAG ggttcAGCCTGAATAACCCTCTCCATCAGGTCCTGGTCGCTCGTTACAGTGAACCTGAACTCACCATCGACTTCGACAACTTCGTCAGCTGTTTGTTTCGTCTGGAGACCATGTTCA ACACGTTtgaaactctggataaagatAAGTCAGGATCCATCGAGTTAAACTTCACGGAG tGGCTGAACCTGTCTATGCTCTGA